One window of the Pseudomonas sihuiensis genome contains the following:
- the pilN gene encoding type 4a pilus biogenesis protein PilN, with translation MARINLLPWREQLREERKQRFLVSLVGVLVVAAGLVFLGDQFLSAAISNQNARNDFIKKEIAVLDARIKEISELRTRRQQLLERMKIIQDLQGNRPIIGRVFDQLVRTLPDGVYFTNVKMTGKSIAIIGAAESNNRVSNLMRNLDASEWLTAPNLTEVKAVTAGALDQANVFQLTVQQTQPDQEKAEAVQ, from the coding sequence ATGGCGCGGATTAACCTACTTCCCTGGCGTGAACAGCTGCGCGAGGAGCGCAAGCAGCGGTTTCTGGTAAGCCTTGTCGGTGTCCTCGTTGTAGCTGCTGGTTTGGTGTTTCTGGGTGATCAATTTCTCAGTGCGGCAATCAGTAACCAGAATGCGCGAAATGACTTCATCAAGAAGGAGATCGCAGTTCTCGATGCGCGTATCAAGGAAATCAGTGAGTTGAGAACGCGTCGCCAGCAATTGTTGGAACGCATGAAGATTATTCAAGACTTGCAGGGTAACCGGCCAATTATTGGTCGTGTGTTCGACCAGTTGGTGAGAACGCTGCCGGACGGTGTGTATTTCACCAATGTGAAAATGACGGGTAAGAGCATTGCCATTATTGGTGCGGCTGAATCGAATAATCGCGTCTCGAATCTGATGCGTAACTTGGATGCTTCTGAGTGGTTAACCGCTCCCAATCTGACCGAAGTCAAAGCTGTTACAGCGGGGGCTTTGGATCAGGCGAATGTGTTTCAGCTGACTGTACAGCAGACACAGCCTGATCAAGAAAAAGCGGAGGCGGTGCAATGA
- the pilO gene encoding type 4a pilus biogenesis protein PilO, whose amino-acid sequence MSIKDSLDSLRSIDINDLDLNNVGSWPGAVKFIAGLLLLIIVLALGYNFHLKDLQSMLEQRQREEVTLKEQFSSKAFQAANLEAYKEQMQEMEVSFGALLRQLPSDTEVPGLLEDITRTGLGSGLEFEEIKLLPEVAQQFYIELPIQIKVTGGYHDLATFVSGVASLPRIVTLHDFQLAPASAESSSRLNMQIMAKTYRYNDKGAQ is encoded by the coding sequence ATGAGTATTAAAGATTCCTTGGACAGCCTGCGCAGCATTGATATCAATGACCTTGATTTGAACAATGTTGGGTCGTGGCCTGGTGCGGTTAAATTCATTGCCGGCCTGCTGCTGCTTATTATCGTTCTGGCGTTGGGCTACAACTTTCACCTCAAGGATCTGCAAAGTATGCTCGAGCAGCGTCAGCGAGAAGAGGTGACGCTAAAGGAGCAGTTCTCCAGCAAAGCTTTTCAGGCGGCGAACCTTGAGGCCTACAAAGAACAGATGCAGGAGATGGAGGTGTCCTTTGGCGCTCTTCTGCGTCAGTTGCCAAGCGATACCGAGGTTCCCGGGTTGCTGGAGGATATTACCCGTACCGGCTTGGGTAGTGGCTTGGAGTTCGAAGAGATCAAGCTGTTGCCGGAAGTGGCTCAGCAGTTCTATATCGAATTGCCGATTCAGATCAAAGTCACCGGTGGTTATCACGACCTTGCGACTTTCGTAAGCGGCGTTGCCAGTCTGCCGCGTATCGTCACACTGCATGATTTCCAGTTGGCGCCAGCCAGTGCTGAAAGCTCCAGTCGCCTGAATATGCAAATTATGGCCAAGACCTATCGCTACAATGATAAGGGGGCTCAATAA
- a CDS encoding pilus assembly protein PilM yields MLGLFTKKANTLLGIDISSTSVKLLELSRSGSRYKVEAYSVEPLPPNAVVEKNIAELEGVGQALSRVLAKAKTGVKTAAVAVAGSAVITKTIEMEAGLSEDDLENQLKIEADQYIPYPLEEVAIDFEVQGPAPRNPERVEVLLAACRKENVEVREAALALAGLTAKVVDVEAYALERAYGLLEAQLGGGHDELTVAVVDIGATMTTLSVLHNGRTIYTREQLFGGKQLTEEIQRRYGLSVEEAGLAKKQGGLPDDYDSEVLQPFKEAVVQQVSRSLQFFFAAGQFNDVDYILLAGGTASIPDLDRLIQQKIGTQTLVANPFADMALSSKVNAGALASDAPALMIACGLAMRSFD; encoded by the coding sequence GTGCTAGGGCTCTTCACTAAGAAAGCGAATACGCTGCTGGGGATCGATATCAGCTCGACTTCGGTCAAGCTCCTCGAACTGAGTCGCTCGGGAAGCCGCTACAAGGTAGAGGCTTATTCAGTCGAGCCGCTTCCACCTAACGCAGTGGTAGAGAAGAACATCGCCGAGCTGGAGGGGGTCGGTCAGGCGCTTTCTCGCGTGTTGGCCAAGGCCAAGACCGGCGTCAAGACGGCCGCGGTTGCTGTGGCGGGTTCGGCTGTCATCACCAAGACCATCGAAATGGAAGCGGGTCTTTCCGAGGACGACTTGGAAAACCAGCTGAAGATCGAGGCCGATCAATACATTCCTTACCCGCTGGAAGAAGTCGCCATCGATTTCGAAGTGCAGGGGCCGGCGCCGCGTAACCCCGAACGGGTAGAGGTGCTGCTGGCTGCATGCCGCAAGGAGAACGTCGAGGTCCGCGAGGCAGCCCTTGCGCTCGCTGGGCTTACCGCGAAAGTGGTCGATGTCGAGGCGTATGCCCTCGAACGCGCTTACGGCCTGCTGGAGGCGCAGCTGGGTGGTGGTCACGATGAGTTGACCGTCGCGGTGGTGGATATTGGCGCGACGATGACCACGCTCAGTGTTCTGCACAATGGCCGCACCATCTACACCCGCGAGCAGCTTTTCGGCGGCAAGCAACTGACCGAGGAAATCCAGCGCCGCTACGGCCTGTCGGTCGAGGAAGCTGGGCTTGCCAAGAAGCAAGGTGGTCTTCCAGATGACTACGACAGTGAGGTTTTGCAACCGTTCAAAGAAGCTGTCGTTCAGCAGGTTTCGCGCTCGCTGCAGTTCTTCTTCGCCGCCGGGCAATTCAATGATGTCGACTACATCCTCCTGGCCGGCGGCACCGCGTCCATTCCTGATCTCGATCGGTTGATCCAGCAGAAGATCGGTACGCAGACGCTAGTGGCCAATCCCTTTGCCGATATGGCGCTGAGCAGCAAGGTCAACGCCGGTGCGCTGGCCAGCGATGCGCCGGCACTGATGATTGCCTGTGGTCTGGCGATGAGGAGTTTCGACTGA